The Streptococcus respiraculi sequence GCCTCCAAGTTCAAAATAACATCGTCTTTTTCAAGATAGTCTGTCTCTGAAAACTCGACATAGCCAATTGTGCCAATATCATCTTGTAATTCTGGTGTCATACTGACAACATAGTGATTTTCTTCTTTTTCAATCCAAAGATAGTTTGCAATTTTTTTCATGTTCGTTCCTTTCTGATCATCAACTGTCGATTCTTGACATTTCGTGTCAATTATCTTCCTTTATTCTTATTCTGGCAAGAAGTTCTAAGGCCTTCATGCGGTGTTCTGCGGTTGGTAGTAAGGGGATAAAAAGCACCTCATCTGCTCCAGATACCCGTACTAATTCATTGACTGATCGCTCTACTCTTGCTAGATCCCCAACCAGCATCCGTGTCCGATTGGCTGCAATCTGAGCTTGCTCCGCTTCCGTCAGAGTGTAGGCTTGCGCTGTTTGGATACTCGGATAGCGACTAAATTCGTTAAAATCATCTTTTCCCAACATCCAAATATCAAGAGGTCTAGCCAATTCTTCAGCCAACTCCATGGTCTCTGCAATCACGACAAAGAGAGCTAAAATTAACCTCTCCTTAGCCTGAGCAGAAACTGGAAACTGCTCTCGGTAGGTTTTTCCAAGTAGGGCAGCTGTTTCTAGGGGATTTTGCTGGATAAAAGGAAAGCTACCGTAGGCAAATCCTAGTTCTAAGCGCGCCGCCTCATGAACTGATCGCCCGCCTGTCCCTAGCACAAATATATCAGGAACTAGAGGAGGAGTTGGTGTCGCTCTAATCGAGGCTTTATCATCTGCTAGATAGGCACACAAGTCCTCCAACCACGCACCATATTCTTGGCTCCTATAATGGCTTTGCAAGTGCTGATGTACCAAAGTCGTCCCCAACGAATTGCCCAAGCCAATGTCTATCCGATTCGGATAGAGGGTCGCCAAGGTTCGAGCTATTTCGGCCACCTTATAAGGACTATAGTGCAGGCCCATAATCCCACCAGAGCCAATTCGGATTCTCTGGGTCTGGCTGGCTAAATGTGCCATGACGATTTCAGGGGCACTGATGGCAAAAGCAGAAAGATTGTGGTGCTCTGCAACCCAAAAACGATGAAAACCAAGCGAATCCGCACGTTTTGCAAGTGCAAGGGTCGTTTCTAAGGCATCCACTGCTGTCTGCCCCTCATCAATAACCCCGTAGTCTAAAATACCAAACTTCATGATTTCTCCTCCCCGTAGTTAACAGACAAACCACGAAATAAGCTCCGTGAATCCGCTGGTAAAGACTCGCCGTAGTCCATTAAAGGTACAATGTCTTTAAATGAAGCCTGTGGAATAGCTAAGGACAGCAAGTCAGTAGCCTTAATCTTCAGATGAATATCCTGTGAGCGATTATCTCTAATTTTCTGGACAAATTCAGGGTCCACGATAAAGGGAGTTGAAGCTCCAACAAGATCTGCGTGTGCCAGTGCCTCTACGGCCTTTTCTGGACTGTTGACCCCTCCTGTTGCCATAATCGGCAACCGCCCTTTCCAGTGTTGGTAAATAACCTCATTGACCAATCGCCCTTGGTACTGTCCGCTAGAGCGCACTCGATTCCGAAAAACATCATGCCCCCAACTAGCAATCGCTAGATAGGCAAGGGGCACTCGTTCCATTGCTTCTTCCAGCAATTGAAGAAATTCCTCAATCGAATAGCCAATCTGATGACCTCGTGTTTCCTCAGGTGTTGCCCGAAAACCCAGTAAAAATGGCCTGTTTGCTTTACTATCAATCACTTCCTGCACAGCCTCTAAAACCTCAAGAGTCAGTCTTGCCCGACTAGGAAAATCTTGTCCACCATAGTCATCTGCACGCTGATTGGAAAAGGTAGAGAAAAAAGTCTGAATCAGTAGGCGTTGAGCAGAAGAGACCTCCACACCGTCAAAGCCTGCTGCAATTGCCCGTCTTGTTGCTTGACGGTAATCCTCTACGATAGCCTTAATTTGTTCAACGGTTAGGGCTTTGACCTCATGGGGAAATGGTGACTGCAACTGCATAGGACTTGGCCCATAGACAAAGCCCTCTCGCGCTAGTGTGTGTGAGGAAAAGCGCCCCGCATGGGTCAACTGCAAGATAGCTGTCGCTCCTTCTGCTTTCATCGCCTGCGCCAATTGACTGAGACCTAAAATATCCTCATCTTTTGCGACACTAAAGCCAAATTCAAACAATTGACCGTAAGGATTGACATAAGCTGCCCCTGTGATTTGAAATGGTGCAGCAGCAGCCCTTCGCTTGGCATAGGCCAAATCATCCTGACTAACATACCCTTCCTTGCTAGAAGAATTGGTCACCATGGGCGATAGGACAAAGCGGTTATCCAATTCGATACCATCTCCCATAGAAAATGGGGTAAATAAGCGACTTACATCCACCATATTAATCTATCCCTACTTTCTGATGACGTTCCATTGCTTCTTTTGTTCCTTTGGCAAACTCTGCTAGATTGTCCAGCGTCAATCGATAGCGTGTCGGGGTGTTTCCTAAGTTCCTGATAAACTGTTTTAGACCTGCTAGTACATCTTCTGGTTCAAGAGCTTGATGTAGCAAGTCGGATAAGGTTGCCATCGAAGCAGGATTGACACGCGGATAGCTTAGACCAAGATCCGCTTCTCCAGCAGCTACCCTGTAAAAGTCTCGGATTAACTCCCCCCGCTTTTCTTGTGAGCCTGAGATGCTGATATAAGCCGAAACAGCAATGCCAGACTTGATGCGCCTTTGGGCTAAGCCAGCAAATTTCTGTCCTCCAATACTGACATCGTAAGTGCCAGGACAGTAAGAATCACTGATTTCACGCACTTCAACCTCGTGATCCGCTAAGGGAAGAATTTCCCTAAGACAAGCTACCATGAGTTGATAGGCCTGTCCCATATCTAACTTCTTACCTCCAAGATGATCAGGGAGGATTAAAGAAAGATTGACAATCCCCACATCTGCTACAACAGCTAGGCCACCAATAGAACGAACAAGCGGCCGATAGCCTTGCTTGCGAATCACTTCCAAACCTTGCGCAAGATGAGGCAAACGGCAATCTGCCATACCCAAAATGACCGTTTTCTCGAGAGGCCACACATGCCAAATGACCTGTTCAGGCTGCCGATTTACTTCTTTTAAAAAAACATCTGCCAAAACTAGCTCATCAAGGCTACTTCCCAGCACACCTTCTGCCGACTGATAAATCGTATGCGAAACATCCGCTAATGACTGTAACAACAGCAATGATACCCCTTTCACACATATACTTCCATTCTAACATAATATAGGCATAAATCAATGAATTGCTTTGAAAAAACTCAGCTCACGGTCACAACTGAAACGATGTTCTCTGTGCTCTAAGCCTCATGATTTTCATTAAAGTTGGGGGGGCACTAGGTGATACGTCTGATGTTTTTCACTGAAAATTGTCACTTATAGATTGTCTATCAGAAACTGTCTCGCTAGCCACCAGTCCTCCTACAAATAGCAGCAAAAAAAGACTGAGCTTGGCTCAGTCGCCTTATTCTCGATTGTCAGTCATTCTTACTTGCTCGTTTCAGTAAGTATAGCGGATTGAGAACGGAACACGGATTAAGCACTGTGTGAAAAAGAGACGCAGATGTTCCAACTTTAGTTGGTTACAGCTGAGGCTCCCTTTAGTGGAGACGCAGATGTTCCAACTTTAGTTGGTTACAGCTGAGGCTCCCTTTAGGGATAAATCTCGTTGGTTGCAAGACAACCTGCTTCGATTTCCTATTTTGTCTAGGAGTTGCTTAACGATGTCCTAACCTTTATTCAATTCACTATAAAACCGCTTGATTGCTTCCCGATTCCAAACAAATAAGGATACCACTTGAAAGACCAACAAGCCTCCACAAAGGAGAGCAGACAGATAATCTCCTTTAGCCAAGGTCCACCAGACTATAGTAGCAAAAAGAGCTATGAGGGCAAGCCCTGCTAGATTACGGCCAACAGCATAGAGGAGCAAGCTCTTTCGAGTGCGACATTCACTCGCTTCTAGTTCCAAGAGCACGCCTAGAATCAACTCTCCAACAAAGCTCATATTCTTCCTCCTCTATCAAATAGGTCCTAGTCTTTCAAGGAAATGCCTTTTTCTTTCAATTGCTTAATCGTTGCCGCACCGATTCCTTTTAAGGCTAGCAAATCTTTTTCTGTCCATACTGCAAAGTCAGCCACGCTCTGAATGCCTGCTTGGTAGAAGGTTTCTAAGCGACTAGCAGGAATACCCTCAAGTTCTGGTAGGGCTTGGAAACCCTCTAGACTTGTAGCTGCCTGATGTTTGATATCGGCAACTGCTTCTTTGACCTGCTCAACAGCCTGATCAACGACCGTTTCAGCCACGTTCACCACTTGTTCCAATCGCTCACGACCTGCTTTTTTCAATTTTGCCCATTCACGTTTCAATACTTTTTTCCGATTTACTTTTTTCTTTGCCATTTTTCTCCTAATCTCCTTTTATCTTATCCTTAATAACTTCGTTTGCCAAACAATTCATCAGGTAAATCATGAAACCCTTTGCCAGCAGCATAGTTAGCGAATTTTCCCTGAATAAAGCGATAGGCATCGACCTTGCTTTCATAGCGAATGTAGGCATCAGCTGCGCGCTCATCCTTGTCTTCTTCTAAGACACGACGACTTTCTTCCATAGCCATTTCATTTATCGTTACTTGAGTATTGACCCAAGTCTCGAATTCTTTTAGAAATTCCTGTTCATAACTCATTCGTCAATCTCCCTATACACATCTGTTTCAATTGCCCGATAGGGCGCAATATCTTGGACATATTCCAATACCCCTTGAAATTCTCCTGCAGCATCACGAACAGCTTTATAGGTCACATGAACAAATTGCCCACGCGATTCAGAGTTGAACCACATTTCAAATTTGTCCTTACGCCCCTCACGCAAGGCGGTAAAAATCGCCCGTACCTTGGGTAATAATTTGGGCGGGTGACACAGCTCTACATTCCGTCCAATCTGGCTTGGAGTCCGTTTAAAAATCATCTCCTCGCTCGGCACTGCATCGTTATAATACTGGAAAATATCGTCCTTGTTCACGAAGGTGATTTCCATAGGCAGGTGATTCAAAATCAAATTTGCCTGCTCAACAGACAAATAGCCATTTCCAAAAACCTGTTGCTCCTCTGCTGGTCTCCGTTTGGGCTTGAAGGAGATGGTCAACTCGCCTTCAGGTGTGTCAAGCGTGTGCTGAACAAGTTCTCCTGTCCCTTCTACCTCCTGTTCAGCCGGTCTTTCCTGCTCTTTTTGGCTAAAGTCTTTTCGCGCCGGCTTCCAAGACTCGCTCGGACGGATAATGGCATAGCCAAAGGCTTCACTTTCTCCTGCAATTTGTAGCCAATCATCTTGCGTAAAACATTCGAGTAGAATCATTAGCAAAATCGATTCTTCCTTGAAAATCATACTTTCAAATTCGACTGCAAAGGCTTCAAAACTCTGTTGTAAAACCTCAATTCCCTGCTCTTCTAATTGCTGACAGTCCTTTTGTACAAGCGCAAACAAGTCCCGAATTTGATCATCCACTCCCCACATGACCTTGGGTGGTGAATCATGTCCGTATTTCTCCATCAAGGGAAAGAATAATTCTTCCTTTCGCCGATAATGGTTGTCAAACTGCCCTAACAAGACTAGTTGACGCTGCAAGCCCTTGACGATTTCCTTGCGAATAGTCGAATCTTCTGTCTGCTTATAACTTTCTAACAAACGACGAATCCTGATTAGAGCCGCACGTAAGGCTAAGTTTTCATCTTTAAAAACACGTACCGGATGACCTGCCTGATCAGCATCTGCTACCTCGACATTCTGGACTGCCTGCTTGAACAAGTTAGCATGGACATCGCACAGAGCCATGACATCTTCAAAGGTCACTCCCGAACCCGAGTTCATCAACTCATGCTCCATCAGCGAAATCTCAATGGCTGAGACTCCAGCAAAGGTCTGATTAAACCGCTCCTGTACACTATCTGGACTAGCTCCACGGTGCAAATCCAGCAAGATATCCTTTAAGATATGAATGCGTTCGTCTGTCATGCTTGTCCTCCAATGACATCATAGCCATTCCACTCCAAGGTTGACTGAATCCGTGCCAAATCAATCCCCTTCATCTTCGCCCCTTGCTTGAGCGACACTGTTTTACCAAGGGTATTGCGCATCAAGGGATTGGCAAGCGGGGTAAAACCAAGTTCGACCAAGATATCCAACACCTCAGGATGCGCTTCAATGACCTGCGCCACAGGAATAGAAAGATCAATCGTATTCATGTTCCCACCTTCACACATTTTTTCCCATTATAGCACATTCTAAAAGGAAAAGGGAGAGTGAAAGAGATGTTTTCAGGTAAAAAACGCTTTCCTACCTTGCTTTAATCAAAGGTTTTAGAAATGATTGGTAATCAACCGATTACTTATGTTGTCCTTTTTCACTAAAAATACTGATGATAAGTGCTCAAAAGATTACAAATGGGAAAAATTATGATAAAATTAGAAAATTCGTACAATAAGCTAAAGGAGAGGAAGATACAATGAGTGAGAAACACCATCATTCAACCAACAAAATGGAAAGGAGTCTACAAAACCGCCATGTCCAAATCATGGCCATTGCAGGAACAATCGGAACAGGATTATTCCTAGGCGCTGGGCGCTCTATCAGTCTGACTGGTCCTTCAATCATCTTTATCTATATGATGACAGGCGGCTTCATGTACCTGATGATGCGGGCAATCGGCGAGATGCTCTACCGCGATCCCGACCAGCACACCTTTATCAACTTTATCACCCACTATGTGGGAAAGGGCTGGGGCTACTTTGCCGGCTGGTCCTACTGGCTCTCGGTCGTCTTTATCGGCATGGCAGAAATTACTGCTGTCGCAGAATACGTCCAATTCTGGTTTCCAATGTGGCCTGCTTGGATTATCCAATTGGTCTTTCTTGTCATTTTAGGCATGGTCAACTTGATTGCCGTCCGCATCTTCGGAGAGGTCGAGTTCTGGTTTGCCATGATTAAAATCATCGCTATTTTAGCTCTAATTGCGACCGCCATTTTCATGGTCTTGACAGGATTTGAAACACCGACTGGTCTTGCCAGTTTGACCAATATCAGCGACGGATTCAGTCTCTTTCCAAATGGACCACTAAACTTTATCGTCGCCTTTCAAATGGTCTTCTTTGCCTATCTGATGATGGAATTTATCGGTGTAACAACTGCTGAAACGGAAAATCCTCGCAAAGTACTACCAAAAGCCATTAAGGAAATCCCTGTCCGCATCGTCTTTTTCTATGGTGGGGCCCTACTTGCCATCATGGCGATTATCCCTTGGAGGAACTTAGCAACAGCTGGCTCTCCCTTTGTAACGGTGTTTGAATTAGCAGGGATTAAATGGGCCGCCGGCTTGATTAACTTTGTCGTCCTGACTTCTGCTGCCTCTGCCCTCAATTCGACCCTGTATTCTACTGGACGACACCTCTACCAGCTTGCGCATGATGCACCAAATGCCTTGCTCAAGAAATTCAAGATCAACACCCTATCACGGCAAAACGTTCCACAAAATGCCATTATCGCCTCTGCAGTGGTCATCGCACTTGCCGCTGCAATCAGTGTCCTTCCTGATGTATCGGATGCCTTTACCCTGATTACTGCTTCTTCATCAGGCGTCTACATTGCTATTTATGTCTTGGTTATGCTGGCACATCTTAACTATCGCAAGTCTCAAGACTTCATGGCAAACGGCTACTTAATGCCCGCCTATCGTATCTTGAATCCCCTTACCATCTGCTTTTTCCTCTTTGTCTTTGCGACCTTGTTCCTCCAAGAAGCAACCCTTTGGGGAGCAATCGGCTCCACCATTTGGATTATCGCCTTTGGTAGCTATAGCCTTTATAAATTTAGATAGTCAAAAGGCTTTTATCAGAAAATAAATATCAAAACGAACAAAGGAAGATTTTCAACATTTGAACTCTCCCCTTGTTCGTTTTGATTTAGTACTAGGCAACGTGTCGCAAGCATAACTAAAGTTAAGTAAGACGCGTTAACGATGTAATAGATAAAAATGAAAGACTAGAACCATGTAAACTTGTAGGTCGTCACATGTTCAAATAACTGGTCTTTTTCGAGTAAAATCGATCCGAATCCTTCTACATTACAGGCATTGGGTAGACCTTGACATTCCAAGCTAAAAGCACCGTGAAAGGCTGCCATATCCTCACTTGGGAAATTGTAGGTATAAATCACCACCGCAGGCTGATTGGTCTCAACCGCCACACGAATTTTTTCATCTGGACTGACGACTGCTACCGCTTCTTTCACCCTATCCAAGACCCAAGGATGATCATAGCCCTTGACCAAGGCATTTTGCGGGTGTTCCAAGGTGAAGCCTTGAGCAAATGTCCCTCCTTTTCGGAAGTCAAAAGGCGTTCCATCAACAGGATCTAGCCTGCCAAGTGGTAGATTGTCCTCACCGAGTGGCGCATAGCTGTCCGCAGCAATCCGCACTTGGTGATCTGCAATGTCTTGAGTAACATCACCTGTTAGATTGAAATAAACATGGTTAGTCGGATTAAAAATCGTATCCTTATCCGATTGGGCTGTATAAGAAATCTCAAGCGCATTCTCCTCTGTCAAGCGATAGCAAGCCCTGATACGCACATTTCCCGGAAATCCATTGTAGCCATCAGAAAGCTCAATCGTAAAGCAAACGCTATTTGTCGCCTCATTTACTTCGGCTTCCCAATACTGTTCATTAGCTGTATTCACCCCACCGTGCAAGGTGCGACCTGGTTCATTTTCTGTAAAGTGATATACCTTGCCTTTAATCTCTGCCTGCGCTTTTGAAATACGACCTGCAACAGGTACAATGGTTGCCCCGGGATAGCTGTCCTTGGCCAGGTATTCGTCATCTGATGACGCAGCCATGGTCAGATTGCGCAGACCACCCTTTTCCCCCACAGGCACTAGTATCTCCACAATCCGCGCCCCAAAATTGGTCAAACTCACCTGCATCCCAGCTGCGTTGACCAGATGATACTTCCTTGCCCTTTCACTTCCAAATGGACTAATTTCAATCATGATTTCTCCTTTCAGTAGTTGAAACCTGTATTCACAGCTCAGCAACTCTATTTAGGGCTTATGGATACTGGTTCTTAATAATACACAATTTTCTATGATTAAAGCAACACTCTCAAAACTCAAACAGGAGCTGGCATTTCTGCCTGCTCCTGAGGATACTTAAAGTCTATTCATCTTCGTCATCTGACATGCCAGCAAGTACATCGTTCACATACTGGATGTATTCGGATGTACTTTCATCATAGCGTGATGTCGTTCCAAGAAGGGCATCGTTGATAAAACGAATGACCATTGGCATATTCATTCCTGCGTATAGCTCAATCGTGCGTCCCTCTAAAATGAGTTTACTAACCACATTACAAGGCGTTCCACCGAGCAAATCTGCAAAGACAACGAAATCGTCTAATCCTTCAATCGTATCTAAAAATTTTGCCTGAAATTCTTCTGGACCTTCTGCGGGGAGCAAAGATACAGTATGAATATTGTCCTGTGGACCCATAATCATTTCGGTGCTTTGCTTCAAACCCTCACAAAATTGTCCATGGCTTACTAATACTAAATGTTTACTCATAGAGGATACCTTACATCATTCCAAATGCGAAGTGACCTAGAGCTGATAGAGCAAGCGCAGCAATAATAATCAGTATGATTGCTTTTGTAGAAGTCATACCTTTACGGCCTAGCAACCAGAAGATTGCACCTGTAATCACTGCTGGTACCAAGCGTGGGAAGATTTGGTTAATCATGTCTTGAATCATGATTGCCTTGTCACCGATATGTGGTGTCCAAGTCACATCGACGTTAATCATGGTTGCAATCATCGCACCAAGCATGAAGACCCCAAGAACAGAAGCTGCATCAACAAGGGCAGTCAATTTGCTGCGCATTGTTGTGACAAGAGTTGTTCCTTCTTTATACGCAAACTCCAACTGTTTCCAACGGAAGATATCATAGACAACTGCTACAGCAACCCACATGGCAATACCGATAGGAGAGTTAGCTTTTGCTTGAGTCGCTGCAATAGATCCCATAATCGCCGGAACAAGAGAACCGAAGATTGAGTCTCCGATAGGAGCAAATGGTCCCATCAAGCCAGTTTTCACACCGTTTACCGCATCTTTAGAAGCAACACCCTCATTTTCTTCCAAGGCAAGGTCGATACCTGCGATGATGGTATGGAAGAATGGTGATGTATTGAAGAATTGGGTATGCAATTGCATCATTTCTTTTAGCTCAGGAGTTCCATCTCCGTACATTTTACGAAGTTGTGGCAAGAGCATATAGAGATAACCTGAACCCTGCATCCGTTCATAGTTCCAACCAAGTTGGTAGGTGAACATGCTACGTTTGTTAATTTGATTAAAATCTTCTTTAGTCAGTTTGTAATTAGATTTCATCATCTTCAATTTCCCCACTTTCTGCATTAGTCGGAGCTGCAACGACAGTCACATTTTGGCCATTCTTATAATGAAGAACTGCAAGACCGATACCGATTACGGCGATTGCAACCATTGGTAAACCTTTATCAAATGCTGATGATGAGAAGCCAATTGCTGCTTCTGCTGATTCATCGTAAGCACCTGCAAGTGTTCCAACAGCACCACTAAGAGTTGAAAGACCACCAAATACAGTTGTCATCATGGCAGTAATCGCAAATCCCATACCAAGGTAGTGAAGATTGCGTTTAAGTGGAAGATAGTGAAGCAAGATTGCAAATCCGAGACCTGGAAGCATACGAGCTGCAAGTGTCAAACCAGATGCTGCCCACTGGTATTCTTTAATGAGGTCAACAACTGTTTGAACAAAGTCACCACCAAATGCAAGGGCAAGAAGAACTGGAACTGCACGAGAAGCTGCCCAAGGAATCGCACCTAGAAGATAGTTGCGTTCAATTCCTTTGTAGTCAAAGCGTTCAACTGCTGCGTCCACACGGTGAGCAAAGTAAGTAGTTGAGAAACGACCGAGAATATCGGCATAAGTAAGGAGCGCTGCTACTGGTACCGCAATTGTTGAGATTGCAAGCTCAGCGTCAATCCCTTTTGCCACTGAGAAAGCAGTTGCCAAGACCGCACCAGATGTCGCATCAATACGAGATGCACCACCGAAAGTACCAACACCAAGCACTACCAATTGAAGTGAACCACCGATAAACAAACCAGTCTTCAAATCTCCCATAACAAGACCAGTAATGAATCCTGCAAATACAGGTGAACCAGCAGATGATACGATGGTCAACTCATCACAGATTTGATAAGCTGAGTACAAGGTAAGTAAAAGAATTTGCCACCATTGAATCATGATGTAACCTCCTAAAATTTTTTATAATTGTTTCATGCCCTCATTCCGAAGTCGAAACAAAGACAAATGTAACCGAATTGTGTTTATCTTACCTTATCAAGTAATGGTAAGAAGTCTTTTGCAGTGTCACCTGGCACCATTTGATGAATCAATTTCACGCCTTTGGCATTCAAGTCATCAAAGACCTTGATATCCTCATCTACCACGTTTACAGAACGGGTAACAGAGCGAGTTTCAGGTGATTGGGACATATTTCCGACATTGAGTTCTGAAATGGATACGCCCTGCTCAACCAAGCCCAAAAGTGGGGCTGGTTTTTTTGCTACGATAAAGAGACGTTGTGAATCATATTTTCCTGCTAAGATATTTGCTGCAGCTTTCTCAACCGGTAAAATAGACAATTTCACCCCTGCTGGACAAGCTAGTTTTAAACCAGCTTTCTCAATATCACTGTTAACCACATCATTATCCACGACCATAATCCGTGAAACATTTAATTTTGTGGTCCAGAGGTTTGCCACCTGTCCATGAATCAAACGTCCGTCGATCCGTACTCCTATAATTGCCATAGTATTCTCCTTTTACTATTTAGTTATAAATCTTTATACACGTGTTCCTGTGAAAAACGAAGATTCTCTCTATACTTGCCTTCTGTTTCAAAGACAATAATCTCATTTTCTCCTTTCTTTAAGTATCCTTTTGGTATGTAGAGAGAAAGAAGCGGACCTCGTTCCCAGAAACGACCTATATTTTCCTTATTTACAAAGACAACACCTTTACCAAAACCTGTCATATCGAGATAGGTATCTTGACAATGCTCAATCGTTACATGGTAGCGATAGAAAGCTGGTTGATTTTCTTCCCATTCTTCCGTGAATGCAAGCTGATCTAGCTGGTCAAGCGCTAGCGGATACATATCCCACTGCCCGACAAAGTGCAAGTCTGCAATCACTCCTCGACCTAGGCCCTTAAACTGGGTCGGAGCGGTCAACTTGTGACCATAATTCACACGACCCATATTTTCGACTAGAATGCTCAGTTCTGCTGTAGTATCATCCTGCTGAAAATGAATTTCTTCTCCAATGTCTTCCTGATACTGAGTCGCAATTTTTTGACCATCTAGAAAGACCTGAACTCGGTCTCTGGCATCGATAATCCGCAAACATTCGCCATCTGTCTTATCTTTTTCAATCTGTGTCTTATAGTAGATATAGCCGACATTCTGACCAAGCTCTTCCATGGATTTTGGATAAAAAGCCTTGTGGCAATCGCTTACATTTTCTAGCGCAGCAAACAAGCTCACTTTATCATTCAAGGACACCGTTGGATAGGCTTTTGCTTCCTTAATCAGAGGCTCCGCATAGTCAAGTTGCGGATAATGTTCTTTCATCAAAGCTTGCAGTGCATAAAATTTCTTGGTTGGATTGCCCGCCTCATCTAAAATCGCATCGTAGTCATAGGAAGTAATCTGTGGCAAATCAATCTGTCCACGCGCTGAACAACCATTCATAAAGCCGAAGTTTGTACCACCATGGAACATATAAAGATTAACACTTCCTAGCTCCAGTACTTCCATAACAGCCTGTGCCAACTCATCTGGATCCCTACGAATGACTTCTTCGCCCCAACGGTTGAACCAGCCATCCCAAAATTCCATACACATGAGCGGCCATTTTTTACCGTGTTCATCAAAGAAGGCTTGTAATTGCTCAAAGTTCCCCTTCGCGTTGGACCCAAAATTGGCTGTAACAAACACATCATCATCAACCAAGGTTCCAGATCGCAAGGTCGCTCTCCAAGAACCATCTGAAGTAAACAAGGGAGCAGTTAAACCATGTTTTCTCATCAGAGCAGCAACAGCTCGTAGATATTCCTTCTCCTCACCATAAGAGCCATACTCATTTTCAACTTGGAACATCAGGATATTGCCCCCTTGGGACAACTGGTGCTTAGCGAGCTTTGGCAAGAGAAAGGCATAATACTCATCTACATGTCGCAGATAGGCTTCATCTCCTGATCGGACGCGCACCT is a genomic window containing:
- a CDS encoding PTS system mannose/fructose/sorbose family transporter subunit IID; the encoded protein is MMKSNYKLTKEDFNQINKRSMFTYQLGWNYERMQGSGYLYMLLPQLRKMYGDGTPELKEMMQLHTQFFNTSPFFHTIIAGIDLALEENEGVASKDAVNGVKTGLMGPFAPIGDSIFGSLVPAIMGSIAATQAKANSPIGIAMWVAVAVVYDIFRWKQLEFAYKEGTTLVTTMRSKLTALVDAASVLGVFMLGAMIATMINVDVTWTPHIGDKAIMIQDMINQIFPRLVPAVITGAIFWLLGRKGMTSTKAIILIIIAALALSALGHFAFGMM
- a CDS encoding glycoside hydrolase family 35 protein is translated as MNDQSFKILSGAIHYFRVHPDDWYHSLYNLKALGFNTVETYVPWNLHEPQKGVFTTEGILDIERFLTIAQELGLYAIVRPSPYICAEWEWGGLPAWLLTEQVRVRSGDEAYLRHVDEYYAFLLPKLAKHQLSQGGNILMFQVENEYGSYGEEKEYLRAVAALMRKHGLTAPLFTSDGSWRATLRSGTLVDDDVFVTANFGSNAKGNFEQLQAFFDEHGKKWPLMCMEFWDGWFNRWGEEVIRRDPDELAQAVMEVLELGSVNLYMFHGGTNFGFMNGCSARGQIDLPQITSYDYDAILDEAGNPTKKFYALQALMKEHYPQLDYAEPLIKEAKAYPTVSLNDKVSLFAALENVSDCHKAFYPKSMEELGQNVGYIYYKTQIEKDKTDGECLRIIDARDRVQVFLDGQKIATQYQEDIGEEIHFQQDDTTAELSILVENMGRVNYGHKLTAPTQFKGLGRGVIADLHFVGQWDMYPLALDQLDQLAFTEEWEENQPAFYRYHVTIEHCQDTYLDMTGFGKGVVFVNKENIGRFWERGPLLSLYIPKGYLKKGENEIIVFETEGKYRENLRFSQEHVYKDL
- a CDS encoding PTS sugar transporter subunit IIA translates to MSKHLVLVSHGQFCEGLKQSTEMIMGPQDNIHTVSLLPAEGPEEFQAKFLDTIEGLDDFVVFADLLGGTPCNVVSKLILEGRTIELYAGMNMPMVIRFINDALLGTTSRYDESTSEYIQYVNDVLAGMSDDEDE
- a CDS encoding PTS mannose/fructose/sorbose/N-acetylgalactosamine transporter subunit IIC; its protein translation is MIQWWQILLLTLYSAYQICDELTIVSSAGSPVFAGFITGLVMGDLKTGLFIGGSLQLVVLGVGTFGGASRIDATSGAVLATAFSVAKGIDAELAISTIAVPVAALLTYADILGRFSTTYFAHRVDAAVERFDYKGIERNYLLGAIPWAASRAVPVLLALAFGGDFVQTVVDLIKEYQWAASGLTLAARMLPGLGFAILLHYLPLKRNLHYLGMGFAITAMMTTVFGGLSTLSGAVGTLAGAYDESAEAAIGFSSSAFDKGLPMVAIAVIGIGLAVLHYKNGQNVTVVAAPTNAESGEIEDDEI
- a CDS encoding aldose epimerase family protein, giving the protein MIEISPFGSERARKYHLVNAAGMQVSLTNFGARIVEILVPVGEKGGLRNLTMAASSDDEYLAKDSYPGATIVPVAGRISKAQAEIKGKVYHFTENEPGRTLHGGVNTANEQYWEAEVNEATNSVCFTIELSDGYNGFPGNVRIRACYRLTEENALEISYTAQSDKDTIFNPTNHVYFNLTGDVTQDIADHQVRIAADSYAPLGEDNLPLGRLDPVDGTPFDFRKGGTFAQGFTLEHPQNALVKGYDHPWVLDRVKEAVAVVSPDEKIRVAVETNQPAVVIYTYNFPSEDMAAFHGAFSLECQGLPNACNVEGFGSILLEKDQLFEHVTTYKFTWF
- a CDS encoding PTS system mannose/fructose/N-acetylgalactosamine-transporter subunit IIB codes for the protein MAIIGVRIDGRLIHGQVANLWTTKLNVSRIMVVDNDVVNSDIEKAGLKLACPAGVKLSILPVEKAAANILAGKYDSQRLFIVAKKPAPLLGLVEQGVSISELNVGNMSQSPETRSVTRSVNVVDEDIKVFDDLNAKGVKLIHQMVPGDTAKDFLPLLDKVR